CCCCTCAATTATTTAATAGTAGTGATCTGGCATATTGATTTTTTAAAGGGATGGTAAAGCACCCCTTTTTCCGTAATAATCGCGGAAATATACTTGTTTGGGGTAACATCAAATGCTGGATTAAAAGTATCAATTTTATCCGGTGATATTTGTTTTCCCATGATATGCGTTACTTCTTTTGAATTTCTTTCCTCAATGGGTATATGGGAACCATCCGGGATGGAAATATCAATTGTGGACATAGGTGCCGCAACATAGAAAGGTATTTTATGCTCCTTTGCCAATATCGCGATACTATATGTCCCAACCTTGTTTGCCGTATCCCCGTTGACCGCAATCCGGTCGGCCCCGACAATAACTTTGTTTATCATGCCTTTACTCATAAAATATCCCGCCATATTGTCGGTAATTAAGACATGCGGAATGCCTTCTTCTTTCAATTCCCACGCCGTAAGCCTTGCACCCTGTAAAAACGGCCTTGTTTCATCTACAAACACTTTTATCTTTTTGCCTTCATCGTGCGCTTTCCTTATAACCCCAAGCGCGGTTCCATATCCTGCCGTCGCCAGGGCGCCCGCATTGCAATGAGTAAGTATCGTATCATTATTTTTTATCAGGCCGGCTCCGAATAATCCTATTTTTTTATTGATTGCGATATCTTCTTCATATATCTTGATTGCTTCCTCAACTAATCCCTTTTTTAAAAAAGAAACTGGCTGCCCTGAATTTTTACTTATATAATCATTCATTCTTCTGACTGCCCAAAAAAGATTGACCGCGGTCGGCCTAGTACTTGCGATGACCCGCGAAATCTCTTTTATTTCTTCTAAAAATTTTTCTTTCTTTCCGGTTTTTATTTTCAACGCTCCCAGAGCGATTCCGAATGCGGCTGCCACACCAATAGCAGGCGCCCCGCGTATCTGCATTGATTTAATCGCAAATGCTACATCTTTATAATTCTTGCATTTTACATATATCTCTTTTAACGGAAGTTTCCTCTGGTCAATCAAACGGACAGAATCTCCCATCCACTCTATTGTTTTCACATGCATATATATTCCCTTCTTTTTAATTTACAGTTTCCCGATTACCTTGACGACAACTTTAGTGAGTTTCGGCTCAGACTCATTTGC
The sequence above is drawn from the bacterium genome and encodes:
- the mtnA gene encoding S-methyl-5-thioribose-1-phosphate isomerase, translated to MHVKTIEWMGDSVRLIDQRKLPLKEIYVKCKNYKDVAFAIKSMQIRGAPAIGVAAAFGIALGALKIKTGKKEKFLEEIKEISRVIASTRPTAVNLFWAVRRMNDYISKNSGQPVSFLKKGLVEEAIKIYEEDIAINKKIGLFGAGLIKNNDTILTHCNAGALATAGYGTALGVIRKAHDEGKKIKVFVDETRPFLQGARLTAWELKEEGIPHVLITDNMAGYFMSKGMINKVIVGADRIAVNGDTANKVGTYSIAILAKEHKIPFYVAAPMSTIDISIPDGSHIPIEERNSKEVTHIMGKQISPDKIDTFNPAFDVTPNKYISAIITEKGVLYHPFKKSICQITTIK